A single genomic interval of Primulina huaijiensis isolate GDHJ02 chromosome 7, ASM1229523v2, whole genome shotgun sequence harbors:
- the LOC140981514 gene encoding uncharacterized protein isoform X2: MKTQLVEILPREIKFVFEVKKQSSSTVHLTNVTEQYVAFKVKTTSPKKYCVRPNVGIIKPKSTCDFVVTMQAQKTAPLELQCKDKFLIQSTVVPFGTSEEGITSDMFAKDSEHYIEETKIRVVLTSAHNSPGKLPVHGILKQEESHETFLPEEPHSPVLLPVNGISKQEPYNEQSVPVAKLQSGVENFPPPNMVLSIKKGDATKIVNNLEESISPKVKDSMKSVPAKSEEFYPDKNDESKQAKDVETMEFKLTTNIKELQSKISSLDSKLVEAESTIMKLKGEKINTVYETETLRQELAMSRRKSGGRKVQVGFPPLFVCMISLISLMIGFLFRA; the protein is encoded by the exons ATGAAAACTCAGCTTGTAGAGATTCTTCCTCGGGAAATTAAATTCGTAT TTGAGGTGAAGAAACAGAGTTCGTCTACTGTTCACCTTACCAATGTCACCGAACAGTATGTAGCTTTCAAG GTGAAGACAACATCACCTAAGAAGTACTGTGTGCGACCTAATGTCGGTATAATCAAGCCAAAGTCTACATGTGATTTCGTAG TCACAATGCAAGCTCAAAAAACAGCTCCTCTTGAGTTGCAATGCAAGGACAAATTTCTGATTCAGAGTACAGTGGTGCCATTTGGCACATCGGAAGAGGGGATTACATCTGACATG TTTGCAAAAGATAGTGAACATTATATCGAAGAGACGAAGATCCGGGTTGTTCTTACTAGTGCACACAATTCACCTGGAAAACTACCAGTTCATGGAATTCTCAAGCAAGAAGAATCTCATGAGACTTTTTTGCCAGAAGAACCCCATTCACCTGTTCTGCTGCCAGTTAATGGAATTTCTAAGCAAGAGCCATATAATGAGCAGTCAGTACCAGTGGCTAAATTGCAGTCTGGAGTTGAAAATTTTCCACCTCCTAATATG GTGCTATCAATTAAGAAAGGGGATGCAACCAAGATTGTTAATAACCTGGAAGAGTCTATATCACCGAAGGTTAAGGACAGTATGAAGTCAGTTCCTGCCAAGAGCGAGGAGTTCTACCCTGA TAAGAATGACGAATCAAAGCAGGCTAAAGACGTGGAAACAATGGAGTTCAAGCTAACAACAAATATCAAGGAGTTACAGTCGAAGATTAGTTCCTTGGATTCAAAGCTAGTCGAG gcTGAAAGCACCATTATGAAGCTAAAAGGAGAGAAGATTAATACCGTTTATGAGACGGAAACCCTAAGGCAAGAATTG GCAATGTCAAGGAGAAAGAGTGGTGGAAGAAAAGTTCAAGTTGGTTTCCCACCACTATTTGTATGCATGATATCTCTGATCAGTCTGATGATAGGCTTCTTGTTTCGAGCTTAG
- the LOC140981004 gene encoding uncharacterized protein, whose amino-acid sequence MRPLDEKETTQVFNKLHKFVGGNLKNIVLDNQSNEGPDLNPGRYCFRLQKARVYYVSESLVRRATNIKREKLISLGTQIGKFTKAGKFHLTVQSLNLLAANAKHKVWLKPTSEMSFLYGNSVLKGGVGRITENIQVNDGVVVFSMADVPLGFGDAAKSTVDCRKMDPNGIVVHRHADIGEYLRMEDDL is encoded by the coding sequence ATGAGACCACTGGACGAGAAGGAAACCACTCAAGTCTTCAACAAACTCCACAAATTCGTCGGCGGAAACCTCAAAAACATCGTTTTAGACAATCAATCGAACGAAGGACCGGACTTAAACCCCGGCCGCTACTGCTTCCGCCTCCAAAAAGCCCGGGTGTACTACGTATCCGAATCTCTGGTCAGGCGTGCCACCAATATCAAGCGTGAAAAGTTAATCTCCCTTGGAACCCAGATCGGTAAATTCACCAAAGCGGGGAAATTTCATCTCACGGTCCAAAGCTTGAATCTTTTGGCTGCGAATGCAAAGCACAAGGTTTGGTTGAAACCCACTTCTGAAATGAGTTTTCTCTATGGGAACAGTGTGTTGAAAGGCGGGGTGGGGAGGATTACGGAGAATATTCAGGTGAATGATGGGGTGGTGGTGTTCTCCATGGCGGATGTGCCGTTGGGATTTGGTGATGCGGCGAAGAGCACGGTGGATTGCCGGAAGATGGATCCTAATGGGATTGTGGTGCATCGGCATGCCGATATTGGGGAGTATTTGAGGATGGAGGATGATCTTTAG
- the LOC140981514 gene encoding vesicle-associated protein 2-2-like isoform X1 yields MKTQLVEILPREIKFVFEVKKQSSSTVHLTNVTEQYVAFKVKTTSPKKYCVRPNVGIIKPKSTCDFVVTMQAQKTAPLELQCKDKFLIQSTVVPFGTSEEGITSDMFAKDSEHYIEETKIRVVLTSAHNSPGKLPVHGILKQEESHETFLPEEPHSPVLLPVNGISKQEPYNEQSVPVAKLQSGVENFPPPNMVLSIKKGDATKIVNNLEESISPKVKDSMKSVPAKSEEFYPDSMKSVPAKSEEFDPDKNDESKQAKDVETMEFKLTTNIKELQSKISSLDSKLVEAESTIMKLKGEKINTVYETETLRQELAMSRRKSGGRKVQVGFPPLFVCMISLISLMIGFLFRA; encoded by the exons ATGAAAACTCAGCTTGTAGAGATTCTTCCTCGGGAAATTAAATTCGTAT TTGAGGTGAAGAAACAGAGTTCGTCTACTGTTCACCTTACCAATGTCACCGAACAGTATGTAGCTTTCAAG GTGAAGACAACATCACCTAAGAAGTACTGTGTGCGACCTAATGTCGGTATAATCAAGCCAAAGTCTACATGTGATTTCGTAG TCACAATGCAAGCTCAAAAAACAGCTCCTCTTGAGTTGCAATGCAAGGACAAATTTCTGATTCAGAGTACAGTGGTGCCATTTGGCACATCGGAAGAGGGGATTACATCTGACATG TTTGCAAAAGATAGTGAACATTATATCGAAGAGACGAAGATCCGGGTTGTTCTTACTAGTGCACACAATTCACCTGGAAAACTACCAGTTCATGGAATTCTCAAGCAAGAAGAATCTCATGAGACTTTTTTGCCAGAAGAACCCCATTCACCTGTTCTGCTGCCAGTTAATGGAATTTCTAAGCAAGAGCCATATAATGAGCAGTCAGTACCAGTGGCTAAATTGCAGTCTGGAGTTGAAAATTTTCCACCTCCTAATATG GTGCTATCAATTAAGAAAGGGGATGCAACCAAGATTGTTAATAACCTGGAAGAGTCTATATCACCGAAGGTTAAGGACAGTATGAAGTCAGTTCCTGCCAAGAGCGAGGAGTTCTACCCTGACAGTATGAAGTCAGTTCCTGCCAAGAGTGAGGAGTTCGACCCTGATAAGAATGACGAATCAAAGCAGGCTAAAGACGTGGAAACAATGGAGTTCAAGCTAACAACAAATATCAAGGAGTTACAGTCGAAGATTAGTTCCTTGGATTCAAAGCTAGTCGAG gcTGAAAGCACCATTATGAAGCTAAAAGGAGAGAAGATTAATACCGTTTATGAGACGGAAACCCTAAGGCAAGAATTG GCAATGTCAAGGAGAAAGAGTGGTGGAAGAAAAGTTCAAGTTGGTTTCCCACCACTATTTGTATGCATGATATCTCTGATCAGTCTGATGATAGGCTTCTTGTTTCGAGCTTAG